The Mangrovivirga cuniculi genomic sequence CAGTAGAAGATTGTCTCAAAAATTCATTAATCAAAACTATTTGATAATAAATACGAGAGTACATTCCTCTGATAAATACATCATTTGCACCCCAATCATGATTGTGAAAATCTTTTATTGTCTGATCATTCCATGCAATTACAGCTTCATCAGTAGTTAATTCCTGATGGTAATAATACTGTCTCAGATAAGATGAAAACCCTTCATCTATACCAGCAATATCTCCTTGTCCCGCAGGACCTTGCTGACCAGTAAGTGCTAACCCCCCATAGATCTTAGCTAAGACCTGCTTGTAGGATTCTACATCTGTAAAAACCGTTTCTGCAGTTTCTTCGTCCGGATCTATCGGCACTACATTCAGGTCGTCTACACAAGAAGTCATATAGACAACCAACCCGATAAATAATATAAATATATTTTTTTTCATTGTCTTAGTATTTAATGTCTCTACAATTATAAGTTCACACCTATTCCAATTAAGAATGTTCTTGGTCTAGGATAGAAATTATTATCTATACCACCATCAACTTCCGGATCTAATCCAGAGTATTTCGTTATTACAAACGCATTTTGTACAGTGAAATTAGCATACATTCCTAACTTATCAGAAATTAAATTCCCGAAGTCATAGCTCAAAGTCATGTTATCCATTCTGAAGAATGAAGCATCTTCAAGATAGAACGATGATAAATATTGAGGCTGTAAAAATCCAGATTCATAAAAATAAGGGGATACATTATTCAGATATCCTGTAGAATTGTAAACATTAGCTAATTGCCCATATTGCGAAGCTACGTTGTTATAAACGTGGTTTCCAATATTCATTCTGGCATTAAAAGAGAATGTTAGATTTTTATAATTAAGCATTGAACTGAATCCAAAGTATGCGTCAGGCGCAGGATCTTCACGTCTGATTCGATCCAGGTCATTTATTATTCCATCACCATTTTGGTCAACATATAGCCCCTCGATTGGAACTCCGCTATTATTGTAAACTTGCTCGTAAACGAAGAATGTATTTCTAGGGTGCCCTGTACTGTGAATTTGGACAGTATTTCCTACACCTCCTCCTATACCACCAACAAACACTCCTAAATAATCAGGATTATCTACTGCGGTCAGGTTAGTGATTTCATTATCATTATAGGTAAAATTCACACCAGCGTCCCATCTGAATTTCCCAGTGTTAACTACCACTGCATTCACAGCTAGTTCCACACCACGGTTTTCCAGACTACCAATGTTTGTTAAAAGTTCATTAGTGAAATTTGTTCCCTGAGGAATTGGAATACTATTTAACAGGTCGGTACTTTCTTTATAATAAAAATCAAGGCTACCGGTAATTCTGTCTTCCAGGAATCCAAAGTCAATACCCGCATTCCAGGTTGCTGTTTCTTCCCATTTCAGATTTGCATCATATCCTTCAAACCTGGTAGTCCTATAAAATTCATTACCTAATTGATATCTTGCTCGGGGCCCACTGGTTGTCACACGTGCAAGGGCTGGGTATCGCGATAACACATTCTGCTGTCCGATCTCACCGTAACCTAATCTCAATTTTAATTGTGAGATGGTTTCATTGTCAACAAGGAAATCTTCCTGATCGATTTTCCATGCAAAAGCTCCTGAAAGGAAATTACCCCATCTGTTTTCTTCGCTAAAACGAGAAGATCCATCTCTACGATAAGTAGCTGTAAAAACATATCTGTCTTTTAATGTATAATTTAAACGGCCATAAAAAGAGATAAGAAATGCTTCACTTTTATCAATCCTTAGTGAATCTTTTACATTTTCTTCTGTAGCATCATATACAGTATTTGAGTTTTCATTGTAGAAATGCTGGTAAGAATAACCACCAAGAACTTCTATTTTACTGTCAATCGACTCTAAATCTTTTGTATAGTTCAGGTAAAACTCCAGGATTTCATCCCTTGTTTCTCCTTCATAGTTATTAGTCGTTCCATTTCCGAATTCGTCATCTATCGCATAACTCGCATCCGCTGAAACAAATTCTGTACCATCTGTCTTAGATCTGTCTAAACCAAGATTTAAATTAGCTTTTAATTCCGGTAAAAAATGGAATTTATAAGTAATATTCGCATTTGTTGTAATGCGGTTTACAGCTGCTGAGTTATTAGTTTGCTCAAGTAATGCAACTGGGTTAGTTGGTGCAATAGTAATTGGACGAGATGGATTTGAAGGCTGTTGCCAGTAGTAATAACCTCCCCACTGTCCATCAGAAACTCTAACAGGTTGAGTCGGATCAAATGTTACAGCAGATCCAATAGCACCTTGATTAGCAAATCTATTATCTACCCAAGAGCTTTTAAAGTTAATATCAAATTTCAAATGATCATCTAATAAAGAAGGATCGAAATTTGCACCAATGGCTTTTCTTTCAAAATTAGAAGTTCTTAAAATACCATCCTGGTTAGAATAATTAAAAGAAAGCCTGAATGGTGTATCAAATTTGGAACCTGATAATGAAACATTGTGTTCTGTTCCGATAGCAGTATCATAAATTTCATCCTGCCAGTCAGTATTTTCATTTCCTAATAAATCCAATGCATCATCCGGAATATTACCAAACGACACCTGGTTATTTATCAATTCTCTGTATTCATCCGAAGATAATACATCAGCAGTATTTGGAACTGTATAAATTGATACGTTACCATCATAAGAGATACTTAATGGAGCATCCTTTCCACCACTTTTAGTAGTGATCATAATAACTCCGTTTGCTGCTCTTGATCCGTAAATCGCAGCAGCTGAAGCATCCTTTAGAACTGTAAATGATTCAATGTCATTCGGGTTAATTGTACTTAACGGGTTTCTCATCCCGGCAATACCCGATTCTCCTAATGGAACACCATCGACAACGATCAATGGATCATTACTTGCTGATAGCGAAGAACCACCACGAATTCTGATAGTTGAACCAGACCCTGGTGCACCACCGTTGGTAGTAACCTGAACACCAGGAAGTCTACCTACAATAAGATCCTGAGGCGAAACCATCGCTCCTTTATTAAAATCTTCTTCCTCTATAGCGCCCACGGAACCAGTCACGTCTTCCTTTTCCTGAGTACCATAACCAATTACAACTACTTCAGACAAAGATTGGATATCTTCAGCCAAAGTCATATCAATAGTAGTTCTGCCATTTACCGGCACTTCTTCTTTTACAAATCCTATTGATGAAAATACAAGAATGGCATCACCTGGTAGAGTTACCGAATAATTACCATTAACGTCTGTCACTGCTCCATTATTTGTCCCCTTTTCGATGACATTCACTGCAGGCAAAGGCTGACCGTTAAAATCAGTTACTGTACCTGAAACAGTAATGGATTGTGCTTGAATGGTAGTAAAAGACATTAAGCCAATTACAACAATTGCGAAGCACGTTAACTTTTGATAAAGCTGCTTCATAGATTATGTTTATTTAGGTTATCAGTTAAAAACACGTATAAATTAATTTTTCTTATTAAAACAGATATTTATCTATCTATAATTCCAGTTTTTCTAAAATGCTTATCAAAAATTGAAAAATTTCTAATAAATAAAGCTCCAGACACATACTTCTCGAAAACGTTTGCAATTAAAATATTCTTGAAAAAAGGCCTCTAAAGCTTCTGAAAACGGTTTTTTTATGTGATTCTTGATAAGCATCTATACCAATTATAAATAAATCTATCTCCTAAAAACAAAGATTATTTTACTTTTTTTAACAATTACGAAACACAAATAGCATATTGTTAACAATTACATTAAATAAAATATTTAATTTTCATGAAAGCTATTGAAATACAAACAGTTAACTCAAAAGAAATACAACTTGTTTCGAAAACGATTCCGGAAACTTCAGAAGATGAAATTTTAATTAAAGGACTTGCTGCAGCTTTAAATCACCGGGATGAATATATCCGTGAAGGTTTATATCCAGGAATTAAAGATGGAGTAACCCTGGGGTCTGATCTTTGCGGAATTGTCATTGAAGCAAAAAAAGACAATAGCCTGATTAATAAACGTGTGATCGTTAACCCTAACCGTCAATGGGGAGATTCAGAAAAGGTTCAGTCAAAAGATTTTCATATCATGGGATTGCCACATAACGGTGCTTTAGCTGAATATTGTAAAGTTCCAGCAGATAAGATTTTTCCTGCTCCTGATTTTTTAACCGATGAGGAATGTGCTGCTTTACCTTTAGGTGGGTTAACAGCATACAGAGCTCTGTTCTATCATGGGAAAGCCGAAAAAGGACAGAAAGTATTGATCACAGGAATTGGCGGAGGAGTAGCACAATTTGCCTGCCAATTTGCTATCGCACTGGGATGTGAAGTATATGTTACTTCCAGTAGTGAACAGAAAGCTAAAAAAATGATAGATCTTGGAGCCAAACAGTCTTTTAATTACAAAGAAGAAAACTGGCATAAAGAACTGGTTAAAGAAACGAATGGTGGTGTAGACCTGGTAATTGATTCTGCAGGTGGTGAACAAATGAATAAATATATAAAGGCCACTAAACCGGGAGGGAAAATTGTATTTTACGGGGCCAGCGCAGGTAAAACCAATAAATTTGACCTCCATTCAGCATTCTGGAAACAACTAACCATCCAGGGATCAACCATGGGTAGTGACAATGAATTTGAGAAAATGCTCGATTTTGTAAACAAACACCAGATACACCCGATTATAGATAGTGAAGGCTTCAATCTCGACAATGCCATAGAAGCCTTCGATAAAATGAAGTCCGGAAAGCAATTCGGCAAATTAGTGATTAACTTAAAAGAAAATTAATCCTGATCGAACTGCCAGTTAGTATATGCATTGCGCAATTCGGCCAGAGTTTTAAGATCTCCCTGTATTTGGGCCAGTTTTATGCCCTCTTCGAAGATCTCAGAAGTTCTGTCCGGATCAGTATCCATAAAAAAATGTGCTGCATGATAATACGTTGGCAGATACTCAGGAAATGTTTTTAGAAGCTTAACGAAATATTCTTCGGCTTCGGCACGATTTTCATCCAAATACTCGAGTGCCAATGCATAGTAGTTAAATGGATCGGAAGAATCTTCTTTAATATAGGTTTTCAGCAACTCTATGCGTTGTTTATTCATGGTTTTAAGTTTTATTATAACGTTTGAATGAGTATATTCGTGCGAAAATAGTATGTATTCATAACAAATTTTATTCTGTATAAATATGAAAATACTGGTTTGTATAACACACGTACCCGATACAACTTCAAAAATCAGTTTTACTGATAACAATACCAAATTTGATTCATCGGGGGTGCAATATATCATCGGACCATATGATGATTATGCACTGGCTAGAGCAGTTGAACTGAAAGAATCTAACGGAGCAACTGTTACTGTATTAAATGTTGGAACTTCTGAAACAGAACCAACAATCAGAAAAGCATTAGCAATTGGTGCTGATGATGCGATCAGAGTTGATGCATTCCCTGAGAATGGTCATTTCGTAGCTGAGCAAATTGCACATATTGCAAAAGAAAACAATTACGATCTTATTCTTATGGGTCGTGAGTCGATTGATTATAATGGTGGTGCTGTTCACGGCATGGTTGGTGAAATGCTGGGATTACCTTCATTATCTCCGGTGATGACTCTTGACATCGAAGGCAATACTGCTAAGATGACCAGAGAGATCGAAGGCGGTAAGGAGTATGTCGAAGCAGATCTTCCTTTCGTTGCTGGTTGCCAGGAGCCTATCGCAGAGTGGAAAATCCCTAACATGCGAGGTATCATGACAGCTAGAACTAAACCACTTAACGTAGTTGAGGCTGTGGACACCACGGAGAAAACAGAACTTAAAAACTACGAGCTTCCACCTGAGAAAGGTGATTGCAAGATGGTAGATCCTGACAATGTAGAAGAGTTAGTTGATCTATTAAAAAACGAAGCTAAAGTACTTTAATCAATCAAAAGAGAATTAATTATGTCATCTATATTAGTATTTGCAGAAAGTACAGACGGAAAATTCAAAAAGACATCCAGGGAAGCGGTAAGTTATGCTGCTGAAATGGGAGGTGATGTTACTGCCGTTGCTTTTGGAGATATTGAGCAGTCTGAACTTGAATCATTAGGAAACAATGGAGCCGGAAAAGTTTTACACGCCGGTGACGACAAATTAAACCAGGGTGTGATCCAGGCTTACGCTACAGCTTTGGCTCAGGCAGTTGAGCAAACTGGTTCCGAGATCGTAGTGATGTCTAAATCATCTTTAGGTGATGCTATTGCTGCACGATTAGCAGCTAAAATTGGAGCTGCCCTTGCTGGGAACGTAGTCAGCCTTCCAGACACATCTAATGGTTTTGTAGTAAAAAGAAGTATCTACACTAACAAGGCCTTTGTTAACGTGGATATGAAAGAAGGTAAAAAAATCATTGCTGTTAAGAAAAATGCAGTAGCAATCAAAGAAGACGGTGGAAGTGCAACAGTTGAAAGCTTCTCTCCTGATCTTGGCGATTCTGATTTCGCTGTAAAAATCACAAAAACTGAAAAAGCTGAAGGAGACATCCTTCTTCCCGAGGCTGACCTTGTAGTTTCCGGTGGTAGAGGTCTTAAAGGACCTGAAAACTGGGATATGATTGAAGAACTTGCTGGTGAGCTTGGAGCAGCGACAGGATGTAGTAAACCTGTATCGGATATGGGATGGAGACCGCATCACGAACATGTCGGTCAAACAGGTGTAAAAGTCGCACCTTCCTTGTATATTGCGATAGGAATCAGTGGAGCTATTCAGCACCTTGCTGGTGTGAATGCTTCTAAAGTGCTGGTTGCCATAAACAAAGACCCGGAAGCACCTTTCTTCAAGGCCGCTGATTATGGTATTGTCGGAGATGCTTTTGAGGTAGTACCAAAATTGATTGATGCTGTCAAAGCTTCTAATGACTAAATAATCATATATCTGTGGATAATAGAATACGACTGGAAATACTTGGATTATCATCGAGTCAATCGCAAAGCGGCTCATTCGCACTTGTATTAGGTGAAGTTGGAGGCAACCGACGCCTTCCGATTATCATCGGAATGCCAGAAGCTCAGGCTATTGCTATTGAAATTGAAAAGATAACTCCAAACAGGCCCATGACACACGACCTGTTTAAGTCGTTTGCCCATAGTTTTGATTTCTCTGTTGACTCAATTACCATCAGCGAATTAAAAGAGGGTGTATTCTATGCAAAAATTGTTTGTCGCAATGAATCAAAAGCAGTAGAAATTGACGCCAGGCCTTCTGATGCTATTGCTATCGGCCTACGCTTTGATGTCCCTATTTTTACCTATGAGCAAATCATGGAAGAGGCAGGTATCGAGCTAACCGAGGAAGCTGATGAAGAAATGTCTGAAGCAAAAAAAGACAAAACTAAGTCTACTGCTGAAAAAAGCAAACCATTCACAGATCGTCTTAAGGATTTTTCAATGGACAAGCTAAAAGAGATGCTTGACAAGGCGCTATCAGACGAAAGTTATGAAGAAGCAGCCAAAATCCGCGACGAAATAAACAGAAGAAATTGATTGATAATCAATAAATTTATAAACCTTTTGACAAAAGCCTTTCCATCTTTGGAGAGGCTTTTTTATTTTTGGCCAAATTTTTAATTTTTTATGGATATTCTCAGAGCCGCATTTGGCATTTTGGTTCTTCTTGGTATTGGATTTTTATTTTCGCGAAATAAAAAAGCGATAGACTGGAAAATTGTCGGGATAGGAATAGCATTGCAAATCCTTTTTGGGTTGTTAATTGCTGAGGTTGAAATCGTAACCAAGATCTTTAGAGGAGTATCCTATGCATTTGTTAAATTTCTGGATTATGCCGGTGAAGGAGCCTATTTCCTTTTTGGAGGATTAGCCAAAAACAGTTACGAAGATGCCTCTGCAGGCCATCAACTGGG encodes the following:
- a CDS encoding SusC/RagA family TonB-linked outer membrane protein; protein product: MKQLYQKLTCFAIVVIGLMSFTTIQAQSITVSGTVTDFNGQPLPAVNVIEKGTNNGAVTDVNGNYSVTLPGDAILVFSSIGFVKEEVPVNGRTTIDMTLAEDIQSLSEVVVIGYGTQEKEDVTGSVGAIEEEDFNKGAMVSPQDLIVGRLPGVQVTTNGGAPGSGSTIRIRGGSSLSASNDPLIVVDGVPLGESGIAGMRNPLSTINPNDIESFTVLKDASAAAIYGSRAANGVIMITTKSGGKDAPLSISYDGNVSIYTVPNTADVLSSDEYRELINNQVSFGNIPDDALDLLGNENTDWQDEIYDTAIGTEHNVSLSGSKFDTPFRLSFNYSNQDGILRTSNFERKAIGANFDPSLLDDHLKFDINFKSSWVDNRFANQGAIGSAVTFDPTQPVRVSDGQWGGYYYWQQPSNPSRPITIAPTNPVALLEQTNNSAAVNRITTNANITYKFHFLPELKANLNLGLDRSKTDGTEFVSADASYAIDDEFGNGTTNNYEGETRDEILEFYLNYTKDLESIDSKIEVLGGYSYQHFYNENSNTVYDATEENVKDSLRIDKSEAFLISFYGRLNYTLKDRYVFTATYRRDGSSRFSEENRWGNFLSGAFAWKIDQEDFLVDNETISQLKLRLGYGEIGQQNVLSRYPALARVTTSGPRARYQLGNEFYRTTRFEGYDANLKWEETATWNAGIDFGFLEDRITGSLDFYYKESTDLLNSIPIPQGTNFTNELLTNIGSLENRGVELAVNAVVVNTGKFRWDAGVNFTYNDNEITNLTAVDNPDYLGVFVGGIGGGVGNTVQIHSTGHPRNTFFVYEQVYNNSGVPIEGLYVDQNGDGIINDLDRIRREDPAPDAYFGFSSMLNYKNLTFSFNARMNIGNHVYNNVASQYGQLANVYNSTGYLNNVSPYFYESGFLQPQYLSSFYLEDASFFRMDNMTLSYDFGNLISDKLGMYANFTVQNAFVITKYSGLDPEVDGGIDNNFYPRPRTFLIGIGVNL
- a CDS encoding quinone oxidoreductase family protein, coding for MKAIEIQTVNSKEIQLVSKTIPETSEDEILIKGLAAALNHRDEYIREGLYPGIKDGVTLGSDLCGIVIEAKKDNSLINKRVIVNPNRQWGDSEKVQSKDFHIMGLPHNGALAEYCKVPADKIFPAPDFLTDEECAALPLGGLTAYRALFYHGKAEKGQKVLITGIGGGVAQFACQFAIALGCEVYVTSSSEQKAKKMIDLGAKQSFNYKEENWHKELVKETNGGVDLVIDSAGGEQMNKYIKATKPGGKIVFYGASAGKTNKFDLHSAFWKQLTIQGSTMGSDNEFEKMLDFVNKHQIHPIIDSEGFNLDNAIEAFDKMKSGKQFGKLVINLKEN
- a CDS encoding tetratricopeptide repeat protein, producing MNKQRIELLKTYIKEDSSDPFNYYALALEYLDENRAEAEEYFVKLLKTFPEYLPTYYHAAHFFMDTDPDRTSEIFEEGIKLAQIQGDLKTLAELRNAYTNWQFDQD
- a CDS encoding electron transfer flavoprotein subunit beta/FixA family protein, producing MKILVCITHVPDTTSKISFTDNNTKFDSSGVQYIIGPYDDYALARAVELKESNGATVTVLNVGTSETEPTIRKALAIGADDAIRVDAFPENGHFVAEQIAHIAKENNYDLILMGRESIDYNGGAVHGMVGEMLGLPSLSPVMTLDIEGNTAKMTREIEGGKEYVEADLPFVAGCQEPIAEWKIPNMRGIMTARTKPLNVVEAVDTTEKTELKNYELPPEKGDCKMVDPDNVEELVDLLKNEAKVL
- a CDS encoding electron transfer flavoprotein subunit alpha/FixB family protein, giving the protein MSSILVFAESTDGKFKKTSREAVSYAAEMGGDVTAVAFGDIEQSELESLGNNGAGKVLHAGDDKLNQGVIQAYATALAQAVEQTGSEIVVMSKSSLGDAIAARLAAKIGAALAGNVVSLPDTSNGFVVKRSIYTNKAFVNVDMKEGKKIIAVKKNAVAIKEDGGSATVESFSPDLGDSDFAVKITKTEKAEGDILLPEADLVVSGGRGLKGPENWDMIEELAGELGAATGCSKPVSDMGWRPHHEHVGQTGVKVAPSLYIAIGISGAIQHLAGVNASKVLVAINKDPEAPFFKAADYGIVGDAFEVVPKLIDAVKASND
- a CDS encoding bifunctional nuclease family protein, translating into MDNRIRLEILGLSSSQSQSGSFALVLGEVGGNRRLPIIIGMPEAQAIAIEIEKITPNRPMTHDLFKSFAHSFDFSVDSITISELKEGVFYAKIVCRNESKAVEIDARPSDAIAIGLRFDVPIFTYEQIMEEAGIELTEEADEEMSEAKKDKTKSTAEKSKPFTDRLKDFSMDKLKEMLDKALSDESYEEAAKIRDEINRRN